The Gemmatimonadales bacterium nucleotide sequence GGCGATCAGGGCGCGCACGGCGTGTTCGACGCGCGGTCGCGCGACCGGAGCTGGCAGCTCTGGGCCACCGAGCATCGCGGCGCGCTCGCCCTCGGTGCCATCGGCGCTCTGGGCGGCGCGCTCGCGATCGGCGCCGCATTAAGGAGAACGACATGAGCGACAACGTCAGCGACTTCCTGCTCGAGCGCCTGCGCGACTGGGGCATCCACCGGATCTTCGGCTACCCGGGCGACGGGATCAACGGGATCATGGGCGCGCTCAACCGCGCCGACGGCGATCCCGATTTCATCCAGGTGCGCCACGAAGAGATGGCCGCGTTCAACGCCTGCGCCCACGCCAAGTTCACCGGCGAGATCGGCGTCTGCCTCGCCACCTCGGGCCCCGGTGCCATCCATCTGCTGAACGGGCTCTATGACGCCAAGATGGACCATCAGCCGGTGCTCGCGATCGTGGGTCAGTCGGCTCGCGCCGCGCTCGGCGGCTCGTTCCAGCAGGAAGTCGACCTGATGTCGCTCTTCAAGGACGTGGCCGGCGAGTACGTCCACATGGCGAGCGTGCCGGCGCAGATCCGGCACCTGGTGGACCGCGCGGTGCGCATCGCGCTCGACGAGCGCACCGTCACCTGCCTCATCATCCCGAACGACGTGCAGACGATGGACGCGGTGAAGACGCCGCCGCGGAAACACAGCACCATCCACTCGGGCGTGGGCTACAAGCGGCCCAGCGTGGTGCCGAAGGATGACGACCTGAGGCGCGCGGCCGACGTGCTCAATGCCGGCGAGAGCGTCGCGATGCTGGTGGGCGCCGGTGCGCTCGGCGCGACCGACGAGATCATGGAGGTTGCCGACCGGCTCGGCGCCGGCGTCGCCAAGGCGTTGCTCGGCCGCGCGGCGGTGCCCGACGACCTGCCGTACGTCACCGGCTCGATCGGGCTCATCGGCACCAAGCCGAGCTGGGACCTGATGACGAGCTGCGACACGCTGCTCATGGTGGGCAGCAGCTTTCCCTACTCGGAATTTCTGCCGAAGGAGGGCCAGGCGCGCGGCGTCCAGATCGACATCGACGGCAAGATGCTCAGCATTCGCTACCCGATGGAGGTGAACCTGGTGGGCGACAGCGCCGAGACCCTGCGGGCGCTGCTGCCGCTGCTGGAGCAGAAGAAGGATGGGGGTTGGCGCCGCACCATCGAGTCGAACGTGGCGAATTGGTGGAAGCTGATCGAGGAGCGGGCGCACGTCGAGGCGGACCCGATCAACCCCCAGCTCGTCTTCTGGGAGCTGTCATCCCGGCTGCCGGACAACTGCATTCTCACCTCCGACTCCGGCACCTCGGCCGACTGGTTCGCGCGCGACCTCAAGCTCAGGCGCGGCATGATGGCCTCGCTGTCGGGCAACCTCGCGACGATGGGGCCCGGCGTGCCGTACGCCATCGGGGCCAAGTTCGCGTATCCCGACCGCGTGGTCATCGCCCTCGTGGGCGATGGTGCCATGCAGATGAACGGGATCAACGAGCTGATCACGATCGCCAAGTACTGGCACCGCTGGTCGGACCCGCGGCTCATCGTGCTGGTGCTCAACAACCGCGACCTGAACCAGGTCACCTGGGAGCAGCGGGTGATGGAGGGCGATCCCAAGTTCGAGGCCTCGCAGGAGGTGCCCGACTTTCCCTATGCGCGCTACGCCGAGTCGCTCGGACTCGAGGGGCTCCGGGTGGCGAAGCCCGGCGACATCGGCGACGCCTGGGACGCGGCCCTCGACGCCGACCGGCCGGTGGTCTATGAGGCGTACACCGATCCCAACGTGCCGCCGCTCCCGCCGCACATCACCTTCGAGCAGGCGCGGCACTTCGCCGAGTCGATGGTCGAGGGCGATCCCGACGCGGGTGGCGTCATCAAGCAGGCGTTCCGCGACATCGTCGAGCCGCACCTGCCGGGGCACGGGCGGTCGGACACGTGAGCGGCACCGGCCGCGGGGCTCGCCCGTGAAGATCGACTTCCCCTACCCGGGCTACGAGGACATCGCGCCGTGCGAGGTGCCCGACCCGAATCTCATGGGCGTCTTCGCGCCGCGCGCGCTCCCCGGGCTCGACGAGGCGAGCGTGCTGGCCGAGGGGTTCACCCATCCGGTCGGCGCGCCGCGGCTCCGCGAGGCGGCGGGCGCCGGCGACCGCGTTCTCATCCTGATCGACGACGCCACCCGGAGGACGCCCACCGCGCGCATCCTGCCGCACGTGCTGGACGAGCTGCATGCCGCCGGCGTGGCCGACGACCGGATCGAGCTCATGCAGGCCACCGGCACCCACCGGCCGATGACGGCCGAGGAGCGGCGCGAAAAGCTCGGACCTCTCGACGGCCGCTATCCGGTCCACGAGCACCACTACCTCGACCGCTCGTGTCTCCACGACTTCGGCCGGACGAGCGACGGCACGCCCATCACCGCGAGCCGCCGCATCACCGAAGCCGACTTCGTGCTCGGGGTGGGCTCCATCCTGCCGCACCGGGTCAAGGGAATGTCGGGCGGCGCCAAGATCATGTTTCCCGGTGTCTCCGGCCCCGAGATGATGGACCGGAACCAGTGGGAAGCGTCGATGCAGATGTCGGTGACCGTGATGGGCGTGCCGGAGAACTCGATGCGGCTCCGCATGGAGGAGGCGGCGCGCATCGCGGGGCTGAGCTACATCGTGAACGTGGTGTACGACATCCAGCAGCGCATCGTCGGCTGCTTCACCGGCGACATCGTGCGCGCACATCGCGAGGGTTGCGTGCGGGCGCGCGAGGTCTACGCCGTCCACGTCCCCACCCGCGCCGACATCGTGCTCATCGATTCGCACTCGGCCGACCGCGACTTCTGGCAGTCGGCCAAGGGGCCGTACGCGGGGACGATGGCGGTGAAGACGGGCGGCTCGCTCATCCTGGTGTCGCCCAACCCCGAAGGCGTCGCGAGCAATCACAAGAACCTGCTCGAGATCGGCTACAAGCCGCACGCGGAGCTCGTGCGCATGGTGCAGCAGGGCGGGGTGAAGGACCTCGTCGGCGTCGCGATCCTGGCCGACGTGGCGCAGATCGTGGACCGCGCTGATTGCATCATGATGTCCCCCGGGGTGAAGCGGGAGGAGGCGGAGCGGATCGGCTTCCGCTACGCGGAGTCGGCCCAGCGCGCGCTCGAGATGGCGTTCGAGCGCCAGGGCGCAAATGCCACCGTGGCCGTGCTCCGCTACGGCGGCCACATCCTGCCGGTCGTGGACGATCAAGAGGTCGACCGCGTGGCCGATCTCGTCGCATGAACAACGCAATGAGGATGCAATGCCCCGGTTGACGGTGGAACGCGGCAGGCAGGAGGGACGGCGGTTCGAGCGGTTGCGGAAGGTGGACCACAAGGCGGAGCCGCGCGATCTCGACGTGCAGGCGCTCGAGGCCGAGCTCAGGGAGACCGTGCGCGGCGAGGTGCGATTCGACGCGGGGAGCCGCGCGCTCTACGCGACCGACGGCTCCAACTATCGCCAGGTGCCGATCGGCGTCGTGATCCCGCGCGACCTGGAAGACGTGGTCCACACCGTGGGGGCGGCGCGCGCGCATCGCGCTCCGGTGCTGCCGAGGGGCGGCGGGACCAGCCTCGCGGGGCAGTGCTGCAACGTCGCGGTCGTGCTCGATTTCACCAAGTACCTGCACGGCGTCATCGAGATCGACGCCGAGCGCCGGCTCGGCCGGGTGCAGCCGGGGTGCGTGCTCGACGACCTGCGCAACGCCGCCGTAAAGCACGGGCTCAACTTCGGACCCGATCCCGCGACCCATGACCACTGCACGCTGGGCGGAATGCTGGGCAACGACTCCTGCGGCTCGCATTCGCTCCTGTCGGCCAAGTACGGGCTGGGGCTTCGCACCGCGGACAACACCCACTCGCTGCACGTGCTCACCTACGACGGGCTCGGGCTTCGCGTGGGGCCGACCTCGCCGGAGGAGCTGAACGGCATCATTTCGGCGGGCGGCCGCCGCGGCCAGATATACGCCGACCTCAAGGCGCTGCGGGACGAGTACGCCGACGACATCCGC carries:
- a CDS encoding thiamine pyrophosphate-requiring protein, producing MSDNVSDFLLERLRDWGIHRIFGYPGDGINGIMGALNRADGDPDFIQVRHEEMAAFNACAHAKFTGEIGVCLATSGPGAIHLLNGLYDAKMDHQPVLAIVGQSARAALGGSFQQEVDLMSLFKDVAGEYVHMASVPAQIRHLVDRAVRIALDERTVTCLIIPNDVQTMDAVKTPPRKHSTIHSGVGYKRPSVVPKDDDLRRAADVLNAGESVAMLVGAGALGATDEIMEVADRLGAGVAKALLGRAAVPDDLPYVTGSIGLIGTKPSWDLMTSCDTLLMVGSSFPYSEFLPKEGQARGVQIDIDGKMLSIRYPMEVNLVGDSAETLRALLPLLEQKKDGGWRRTIESNVANWWKLIEERAHVEADPINPQLVFWELSSRLPDNCILTSDSGTSADWFARDLKLRRGMMASLSGNLATMGPGVPYAIGAKFAYPDRVVIALVGDGAMQMNGINELITIAKYWHRWSDPRLIVLVLNNRDLNQVTWEQRVMEGDPKFEASQEVPDFPYARYAESLGLEGLRVAKPGDIGDAWDAALDADRPVVYEAYTDPNVPPLPPHITFEQARHFAESMVEGDPDAGGVIKQAFRDIVEPHLPGHGRSDT
- the larA gene encoding nickel-dependent lactate racemase, encoding MKIDFPYPGYEDIAPCEVPDPNLMGVFAPRALPGLDEASVLAEGFTHPVGAPRLREAAGAGDRVLILIDDATRRTPTARILPHVLDELHAAGVADDRIELMQATGTHRPMTAEERREKLGPLDGRYPVHEHHYLDRSCLHDFGRTSDGTPITASRRITEADFVLGVGSILPHRVKGMSGGAKIMFPGVSGPEMMDRNQWEASMQMSVTVMGVPENSMRLRMEEAARIAGLSYIVNVVYDIQQRIVGCFTGDIVRAHREGCVRAREVYAVHVPTRADIVLIDSHSADRDFWQSAKGPYAGTMAVKTGGSLILVSPNPEGVASNHKNLLEIGYKPHAELVRMVQQGGVKDLVGVAILADVAQIVDRADCIMMSPGVKREEAERIGFRYAESAQRALEMAFERQGANATVAVLRYGGHILPVVDDQEVDRVADLVA